One region of Primulina tabacum isolate GXHZ01 chromosome 17, ASM2559414v2, whole genome shotgun sequence genomic DNA includes:
- the LOC142530634 gene encoding uncharacterized protein LOC142530634, translating into MAMIFIDEGSSVNILFKRTLDQMRAEGFEFEPVSIPLYGFVGHAIQPLGQIVLLLSVWSDPRRVTKMITFMVVDISSSYNGILGRPGLKNFRALASTYHLKLKFPVGKRSGSLVRGQKFARRCYERVMKEEGKRVCRRLP; encoded by the coding sequence ATGGCGATGATCTTTATTGATGAAGGAAGCTCCGTGAATATTTTATTCAAGAGAACGTTGGATCAGATGAGAGCTGAAGggtttgagtttgagccggtctCTATCCCTTTGTATGGGTTCGTGGGACATGCCATTCAGCCATTGGGTCAAATTGTTCTTCTCTTATCTGTGTGGAGtgatcctcggcgggtaacCAAGATGATAACCTTCATGGTGGTAGATATTTCATCATCGTATAATGGAATCTTGGGACGGCCAGGCCTAAAGAATTTTAGGGCTCTAGCTTCCACCTATCATTTGAAGCTTAAGTTTCCCGTGGGAAAAAGGAGTGGGAGTCTTGTGCGGGGACAAAAATTCGCACGTCGATGTTATGAAAGGGTAATGAAAGAGGAGGGAAAAAGAGTGTGTAGGAGGTTACCATGA